One window from the genome of Oscillatoria sp. FACHB-1406 encodes:
- the metX gene encoding homoserine O-acetyltransferase, with the protein MSIQAFISPQTQFYRLPEPYLLESGFDLPQVDVAYCTWGTLNADRSNAVLVCHALTGWAQADAWWGHLFGPGKALDPTRDFIVCSNVLGSCYGTTGPTSLNPATGRAYAADFPEITIRDMVRLQARLLDALGIDRLQLAIGGSLGGMQVLEWAMMFPERVGAIAAIAVSGRHSAWCIGLSETQRQAIYLDPLWQDGYYDPESPPAAGLAAARAIAMLTYRSWANFEERFGRQHANNNPNAPFTVTEYLQHHGRKIVDRFDANTYVTLTKAMDTYDLSRDRGDYPAVLEKIAQPTLIVGIESDVLYPPIEQQQLVEAIPNAKLAWLPSPHGHDGFLLDRDILDRFVVDFRAAHCANCEMSYK; encoded by the coding sequence ATGAGCATCCAAGCCTTTATCTCGCCTCAAACCCAGTTCTATCGCCTTCCGGAACCCTATTTATTGGAATCCGGGTTTGATTTACCGCAGGTGGACGTTGCTTACTGTACGTGGGGAACGTTGAATGCCGATCGCAGTAATGCCGTGTTGGTCTGTCACGCGCTGACGGGCTGGGCGCAGGCGGATGCTTGGTGGGGGCATTTGTTCGGCCCCGGCAAAGCCCTGGATCCGACGCGAGACTTTATCGTATGCAGTAACGTCCTCGGCAGTTGCTACGGCACCACGGGACCCACCAGCCTCAACCCCGCCACGGGCAGAGCCTACGCCGCTGACTTTCCCGAAATTACGATTCGGGATATGGTGCGCCTGCAAGCGCGCTTGTTGGACGCATTGGGCATCGATCGCCTGCAATTGGCGATCGGGGGGTCTTTGGGGGGAATGCAGGTGTTGGAATGGGCGATGATGTTTCCCGAACGGGTAGGCGCAATCGCCGCGATCGCGGTTTCCGGGAGACATTCAGCTTGGTGTATCGGTTTGAGCGAAACCCAGCGCCAAGCGATTTATCTCGATCCGCTCTGGCAGGATGGCTATTACGACCCCGAAAGCCCTCCCGCCGCCGGTTTGGCCGCAGCGCGCGCGATCGCGATGCTTACCTATCGCTCTTGGGCTAACTTTGAAGAACGTTTCGGTCGCCAGCACGCCAACAACAATCCTAACGCCCCCTTTACCGTAACGGAGTATTTACAGCATCACGGACGAAAAATCGTCGATCGCTTCGATGCTAATACTTACGTCACCTTGACGAAGGCAATGGATACCTACGACTTATCGCGCGATCGTGGCGATTATCCTGCCGTGTTGGAAAAAATTGCTCAACCTACCCTGATTGTCGGGATCGAATCCGATGTCTTGTACCCGCCCATCGAACAGCAACAACTCGTTGAAGCTATCCCCAACGCCAAACTCGCTTGGTTGCCTTCTCCCCACGGACACGATGGCTTCCTACTCGATCGAGACATTCTCGATCGCTTCGTCGTTGATTTCCGCGCCGCCCACTGCGCCAACTGCGAAATGAGCTATAAGTAA
- a CDS encoding penicillin-binding protein 1A, translating into MLVSSIAAGGLVGLAISFRNLPDVRVLRTYVPTETTYIYDVKGRLLDSLHGEYNRENIKLDEISPNLKRAVLAIEDSHFFQHQGINPTSVGRALSENFKRGYVAEGGSTLTMQLVKNLFLSRERTVSRKLAEAVLAIRVEQIFSKEQILEMYLNSIYWGHNAYGAQTAAQSYFSKPASKLTLPEAAMMAGLIQAPEDYSPFINYKEAKRRQAEVLGRMKKLGWITPQEADAAYKQALKVGKPTAWRRSDLPYITEVVESELIDRFGKDTVLKGGMRVQTTVDYNYQKRAEELVANAHDRLQSYGLYADQVALVAVDPRTHFIKAMVGGVNYKESQFNRAIQSLRQPGSAFKPFVYYTAFATGKYSPYSTVYDSPVSYRDGGGYYSPKNYGGGYSGAVSIYTALTQSLNVPAVKIGRAVGLDKVIETCRILGIKSPLEPVVSLPLGAIGVTPLEMAGAYATFASNGWQSDTTAIVRVTDSSGNVILDNVPKPKLALDPWATASLTSVLKGVIAGGTGKKAAIGRPAAGKTGTTSSERDVWFVGYVPQLSVAVWIGNDNYRPLGGGVTGGGYAAPIWQDFMSDALKNEPVEDFPDPSQFPRPQS; encoded by the coding sequence ATGCTGGTGAGTTCCATCGCGGCGGGAGGGTTGGTCGGTTTGGCCATTAGCTTTCGCAATCTGCCCGACGTGCGAGTTCTGCGAACCTACGTCCCGACCGAAACGACTTATATTTACGACGTTAAAGGCCGCCTCCTCGACAGTCTCCACGGCGAATACAACCGCGAAAACATTAAACTCGATGAAATTTCGCCCAACTTAAAACGCGCCGTTCTCGCCATTGAAGACAGTCATTTTTTCCAACATCAAGGCATTAACCCCACTAGCGTCGGTCGCGCCTTATCGGAAAACTTCAAACGCGGCTACGTGGCGGAAGGGGGTTCGACCCTCACCATGCAGCTGGTAAAAAACCTCTTCCTCTCGAGGGAACGCACCGTGAGTCGGAAACTCGCCGAAGCAGTTCTCGCTATTCGCGTCGAGCAGATTTTCAGTAAAGAGCAAATCTTAGAGATGTACCTCAATAGCATCTATTGGGGTCACAATGCTTACGGCGCTCAAACCGCAGCCCAAAGTTATTTTAGTAAACCCGCTTCTAAGCTGACTTTGCCAGAAGCTGCAATGATGGCGGGTTTAATTCAAGCACCGGAAGATTACAGTCCTTTTATTAATTACAAGGAAGCGAAACGCCGACAAGCAGAAGTGTTAGGTCGGATGAAAAAGTTGGGGTGGATTACGCCTCAAGAAGCCGACGCAGCCTACAAACAAGCCCTAAAAGTTGGCAAACCCACGGCCTGGAGAAGGAGCGATCTCCCCTATATTACGGAGGTGGTCGAGAGCGAACTGATCGATCGCTTCGGTAAAGATACAGTTTTAAAAGGTGGAATGCGCGTCCAAACGACCGTGGATTACAACTACCAAAAACGCGCGGAAGAACTGGTCGCGAATGCCCACGATCGCCTGCAATCCTACGGACTCTACGCCGATCAGGTCGCTCTGGTGGCGGTCGATCCTCGCACTCATTTCATTAAAGCAATGGTCGGGGGCGTAAACTACAAAGAAAGCCAATTTAACCGAGCCATTCAATCCTTGCGCCAACCCGGATCGGCCTTCAAACCGTTCGTCTACTATACTGCCTTCGCTACCGGTAAATATAGCCCTTATTCTACCGTTTACGATTCGCCCGTCAGTTACCGCGATGGCGGCGGTTACTATTCCCCCAAAAACTACGGCGGCGGCTATTCCGGTGCGGTCAGTATTTACACGGCCTTGACGCAATCGCTGAACGTTCCGGCTGTAAAAATCGGTCGGGCGGTAGGCTTGGATAAGGTCATCGAAACCTGTCGCATCTTGGGGATAAAGAGTCCGCTCGAACCCGTTGTTTCTCTGCCCTTGGGTGCGATCGGGGTAACGCCGTTAGAAATGGCCGGAGCCTATGCAACCTTTGCAAGCAACGGCTGGCAGTCTGACACGACTGCAATCGTCCGCGTCACCGATAGCAGCGGTAACGTGATTCTCGACAACGTTCCGAAACCGAAGCTCGCGCTGGATCCTTGGGCGACGGCTTCCTTAACGAGCGTCCTCAAGGGCGTAATTGCAGGCGGGACGGGGAAAAAAGCGGCGATCGGTCGTCCGGCAGCCGGAAAAACGGGGACGACTTCTTCGGAACGGGATGTTTGGTTCGTTGGCTACGTGCCGCAGTTATCAGTGGCCGTTTGGATTGGGAACGATAACTACCGTCCTTTGGGCGGCGGCGTAACGGGCGGCGGCTATGCGGCTCCGATCTGGCAGGATTTTATGTCCGATGCGCTGAAAAACGAACCCGTGGAAGATTTCCCGGACCCGTCTCAATTCCCGCGCCCTCAGTCCTAG
- a CDS encoding M20 family metallopeptidase translates to MLSTIKTLAQTLAPRLIEIRRHLHAHPELSGQEYQTAAYVAGVLSSCGLRVEEAVGKTGVVGELQGRGEDNRILGIRTDMDALPIQELTSVEFASRKPGIMHACGHDVHTTLGLGTAMILSQMQESLQGNVRFIFQPAEEIAQGAGWMVRDGAMRDVSSIFGVHVFPSIPAQSVGIRYGALTAAADDLEIFIQGESGHGARPHEAKDAIWIAAQAICALQQAIARTQNPLRPIVLTIGQIAGGRAPNVIADRVRMAGTVRSLHPETHASLPAWIEGIVNDICKMYGASCEVNYRRGVPSVQNDFALTQLIEAAAREAWGSDRVQILTEPSLGAEDFSLYLESAPGTMFRLGVGYPERLNHPLHHPEFEVDESAIVTGVVTLAYAACKYWQSPHRES, encoded by the coding sequence ATGCTCTCTACTATTAAAACCCTCGCTCAAACCCTTGCCCCGCGACTGATTGAAATTCGCCGTCACCTGCACGCCCATCCAGAACTTAGCGGTCAGGAATATCAAACAGCCGCTTACGTGGCCGGAGTCTTGTCCTCTTGCGGTCTCCGCGTCGAGGAGGCAGTCGGTAAAACGGGGGTTGTGGGAGAATTGCAGGGACGCGGCGAAGATAATCGCATTCTCGGCATTCGCACCGACATGGACGCACTGCCGATTCAAGAGCTTACCTCCGTTGAGTTTGCCTCTCGCAAACCCGGAATTATGCACGCTTGCGGTCACGACGTTCACACGACTTTAGGGCTGGGGACGGCGATGATTCTGTCGCAGATGCAAGAATCCCTACAGGGAAACGTGCGTTTTATTTTTCAACCGGCAGAAGAAATCGCCCAGGGAGCGGGCTGGATGGTGCGCGATGGGGCAATGCGCGATGTTAGTAGCATTTTTGGGGTTCACGTTTTCCCCTCGATTCCGGCGCAATCGGTGGGCATTCGTTATGGTGCGCTGACGGCGGCGGCGGACGACTTGGAGATTTTTATTCAAGGCGAGTCGGGACACGGGGCGCGCCCTCACGAGGCGAAGGATGCGATTTGGATTGCGGCGCAGGCGATTTGTGCGTTGCAGCAGGCGATCGCGCGCACTCAAAATCCCCTACGTCCGATCGTCTTAACCATTGGGCAAATTGCAGGCGGGCGCGCGCCGAATGTCATTGCCGATCGCGTCCGCATGGCCGGAACGGTGCGATCGCTCCATCCCGAAACTCACGCTAGCCTACCAGCATGGATTGAGGGAATTGTCAATGATATCTGCAAAATGTACGGGGCGAGTTGCGAAGTGAACTATCGGCGCGGCGTACCTTCGGTGCAGAATGACTTTGCGCTGACGCAACTGATTGAAGCAGCAGCGCGGGAAGCGTGGGGGAGCGATCGCGTGCAAATCCTCACCGAACCCTCCCTCGGCGCAGAAGACTTTTCCCTTTACCTCGAAAGCGCGCCCGGAACGATGTTTCGTTTGGGAGTTGGCTACCCGGAGCGGCTCAATCATCCCTTACATCACCCCGAATTTGAAGTTGATGAATCCGCGATCGTTACAGGAGTCGTAACCCTCGCCTACGCTGCCTGTAAATATTGGCAATCTCCACATCGCGAATCGTAA
- the ureG gene encoding urease accessory protein UreG, with amino-acid sequence MTAFRVGVAGPVGSGKTALVDALCKALRQEYEIAVVTNDIYTQEDAQFLVRSQALERDRILGVETGGCPHTAIREDASMNLSAIEDLERRFNNLNYVFLESGGDNLAATFSPELVDLTLYVIDVAAGDKIPRKGGPGITKSDLLVINKIDLAPYVGADLGVMERDAKKMRGDKPFIFTNLKTGEGLQDAIAFVRERKIE; translated from the coding sequence ATGACTGCTTTTCGCGTTGGCGTTGCCGGCCCAGTTGGTTCTGGAAAAACTGCTTTAGTAGACGCATTGTGTAAAGCGCTGCGGCAGGAGTATGAAATTGCTGTGGTGACGAACGATATTTATACCCAAGAAGACGCGCAATTTTTAGTGCGATCGCAAGCGTTGGAGCGCGATCGCATTTTGGGCGTAGAAACCGGTGGCTGTCCGCACACCGCTATCCGCGAAGATGCGTCGATGAATTTGAGCGCGATCGAAGATTTAGAGCGCCGTTTTAACAATCTCAACTATGTATTTCTCGAAAGCGGTGGCGACAATCTCGCAGCAACTTTTAGTCCCGAACTCGTCGATTTAACGCTCTACGTCATCGATGTTGCAGCGGGCGATAAAATTCCTCGTAAAGGCGGCCCCGGAATCACAAAATCCGATCTTTTAGTGATTAATAAAATTGACCTCGCGCCTTACGTCGGTGCAGATTTGGGCGTAATGGAACGGGATGCAAAGAAAATGCGCGGCGATAAACCGTTTATTTTTACGAATCTAAAAACGGGGGAAGGATTGCAGGACGCGATCGCGTTTGTACGAGAGCGAAAAATTGAATAG
- a CDS encoding ATP-binding protein, whose amino-acid sequence MQKSTFVLLSGACIELKQAIAKTALFVKKSQMYGFLYQTMLIEFSVGNYRSFKEIVTLSLVATNLKAKNEQVDENNVFQVDDKLSLLKNAVIYGANASGKSNLIQAFEFMKDFILNSSRETQITDEIATDKFKLSTESEAQPSFFELVFILEEKIYRYGFEIERMRVISEWLFHIPKKKETCLFNRKFNDFEMTKVFSEGKGLEEKTRKNSLFLSVAAQFNGKISQKILFWLDRETVVLSGLKSNYYQLLTTNYVLEYPKYQSDIADFLRGFDLGIEAIRIKPSLYNTIEENYNGNLTEEAKQAILASIQNSISAQLEQIKTLHLKYNDEGEVIATVTFDLDKHESEGTKKLFAFAIPFLLALQNGGVLLIDELDARIHPAIVREIVKLFNSKQSNPGNAQLIFVTHDTNLLDNELLRRDQIWFIEKDNKGASDLYSLAEFKVRNDASYKNDYLKGKYGAIPYFGQSESFNR is encoded by the coding sequence TTGCAAAAAAGTACGTTTGTTTTACTCAGTGGCGCTTGTATAGAATTGAAACAAGCGATCGCAAAAACTGCGTTATTTGTGAAAAAATCTCAAATGTACGGTTTTTTATACCAAACTATGTTGATTGAATTTAGTGTCGGAAACTACCGTTCGTTCAAAGAAATCGTCACGCTCAGCCTGGTTGCAACAAATCTGAAGGCAAAAAACGAGCAAGTTGACGAAAATAATGTCTTTCAAGTTGACGATAAATTAAGCTTGCTAAAGAATGCCGTCATTTATGGAGCCAATGCAAGCGGAAAAAGCAATTTAATTCAAGCTTTTGAGTTTATGAAAGATTTTATTCTCAATTCTTCTAGAGAAACTCAAATTACCGATGAAATTGCTACAGACAAGTTTAAACTTAGCACGGAATCAGAAGCACAACCCTCGTTTTTTGAGCTTGTTTTTATTTTAGAGGAAAAAATCTATCGATATGGTTTTGAGATCGAGCGCATGCGAGTTATTTCTGAATGGCTTTTTCATATCCCTAAAAAGAAAGAAACTTGTCTTTTTAATCGGAAGTTCAATGACTTTGAAATGACAAAAGTGTTTTCTGAAGGGAAAGGGTTAGAAGAAAAAACCAGAAAAAACTCTTTGTTTCTTTCCGTTGCCGCTCAATTTAATGGTAAGATATCGCAAAAAATTTTATTTTGGCTAGATCGTGAGACAGTTGTGTTGTCAGGCTTGAAAAGCAACTATTATCAGTTACTAACAACTAACTATGTTTTAGAATATCCAAAATATCAATCTGATATCGCTGATTTTTTAAGGGGTTTTGACTTGGGTATTGAAGCGATAAGAATTAAGCCCAGTCTGTATAATACTATTGAAGAAAATTATAACGGTAATCTTACGGAGGAGGCAAAGCAAGCAATTCTGGCATCGATTCAAAATTCTATCTCTGCACAGCTAGAACAAATTAAAACTCTTCATTTAAAGTATAACGACGAAGGAGAGGTAATAGCAACAGTAACCTTCGATCTCGATAAACATGAATCCGAAGGAACTAAAAAACTTTTTGCCTTCGCGATTCCCTTTTTGTTAGCCTTACAGAACGGTGGAGTCTTATTAATTGATGAACTCGACGCGCGCATTCATCCTGCAATTGTTCGCGAAATTGTTAAGCTATTCAACTCCAAGCAAAGTAATCCAGGGAATGCTCAACTCATCTTTGTGACTCACGATACTAATTTACTCGATAACGAACTTCTGAGGCGAGATCAAATTTGGTTTATTGAGAAAGATAACAAGGGAGCGAGCGATCTTTATTCTTTGGCAGAATTCAAGGTTAGAAATGATGCTTCCTATAAAAACGATTATCTTAAAGGTAAATATGGGGCTATTCCTTATTTTGGGCAATCTGAGTCGTTTAATCGATAA
- the hisS gene encoding histidine--tRNA ligase, protein MAAIQALRGTKDILPEEVGYWQTVEDTARQIFGRAMYSEIRPPIFEQTELFARGIGEATDVVGKEMYSFSDRGDRSITLRPEFTAGVARAYIERKLFAQGGLQRLWYGGPAFRYERPQAGRQRQFHQIGIESFGSSDARADVEVIALATDLLQTLGLKSLSLYINSVGQNADRQQYRAALVEYLTPYQNELDPDSQDRLTRNPMRILDSKDERTQEIVADAPSILEYLGTESKAHFDRVQQLLTDLGIAYRLNPRLVRGLDYYTHTAFEIQSDDLGAQATVCGGGRYDGLVEQLGGPSTPAVGWALGMERLIILLQQLQPISASVPDFYLVSKGERAENRAMFLARELRAAGLKVELDLSGSAFGKQFKRADRSGASICLVLGESEVENATVKLKWMATQQEEAIAQTELLSRTDELRQQMLR, encoded by the coding sequence ATGGCAGCGATTCAAGCATTACGAGGAACGAAGGATATTTTGCCCGAAGAAGTGGGCTACTGGCAAACTGTAGAAGATACGGCTCGTCAGATTTTTGGACGCGCGATGTATTCGGAAATCCGACCGCCAATCTTCGAGCAAACGGAGTTATTCGCGCGCGGGATTGGCGAGGCGACGGATGTGGTAGGCAAGGAGATGTACAGTTTTAGCGATCGCGGCGATCGCTCGATTACCTTGCGTCCCGAATTTACTGCCGGAGTAGCCCGCGCTTACATCGAACGCAAACTGTTCGCCCAAGGCGGTCTACAGCGATTGTGGTACGGGGGACCCGCCTTTCGTTACGAACGTCCCCAAGCCGGTCGCCAGCGACAGTTTCATCAAATCGGAATCGAATCGTTCGGTAGTAGCGATGCGCGCGCCGATGTCGAAGTTATCGCGCTAGCAACGGATTTATTACAAACCTTGGGGCTAAAAAGTCTGAGTCTATATATCAATTCGGTCGGGCAAAATGCAGATCGCCAGCAATACCGAGCCGCGTTAGTGGAATACCTCACCCCCTACCAAAACGAACTCGATCCCGACTCCCAAGACCGCCTGACGCGCAATCCCATGCGAATCCTCGATAGTAAGGACGAGCGCACCCAAGAAATTGTCGCCGATGCACCCAGCATTTTGGAGTATTTAGGAACCGAATCGAAGGCGCATTTCGATCGCGTCCAGCAGCTTTTAACGGATTTAGGCATTGCCTATCGCCTCAACCCCCGCTTAGTGCGCGGTTTGGACTACTATACCCACACCGCCTTCGAGATTCAATCCGACGATCTCGGCGCGCAGGCGACGGTATGCGGCGGCGGGCGTTACGATGGCTTAGTCGAGCAGTTGGGCGGGCCGAGTACGCCTGCTGTCGGTTGGGCGCTGGGGATGGAACGCCTGATTATTTTATTGCAACAGTTGCAGCCGATTTCAGCATCAGTGCCAGATTTTTATCTTGTCTCCAAAGGCGAGCGCGCCGAAAATCGAGCCATGTTTCTGGCTCGAGAATTGCGCGCGGCGGGTTTGAAGGTGGAGTTGGACTTAAGCGGTAGCGCATTTGGCAAGCAATTCAAGCGAGCCGATCGCAGCGGAGCCTCAATCTGTCTGGTTTTGGGGGAATCTGAGGTTGAAAATGCGACCGTTAAACTAAAATGGATGGCAACTCAACAGGAAGAAGCGATCGCGCAGACCGAACTTTTGAGTAGAACCGACGAACTCCGCCAACAAATGTTGAGGTGA
- a CDS encoding O-acetylhomoserine aminocarboxypropyltransferase/cysteine synthase, producing MAENYRFETLQVHAGQNPAPGTNARAVPIYQTTSYTFNDAAHGANLFALKEFGNIYTRLMNPTTDVFEQRVAALEGGVAALATASGQAAEFLAISTIAQAGDNIVSTSFLYGGTYNLFKVALPRLGIDVKFVNGDDPADFQAAIDDRTKALYVETIGNPQFNIPDFAALATIAHDRGIPLIVDNTFGAAGYLCRPIEHGADIVVESATKWIGGHGTSIGGVIVDSGKFDWANGNFPIFTEPSPGYHGLVFSDVFGTGGPFGNIAFIIRARVEGLRDIGPAMSPFNAFLLLQGLETLSLRVQRHVDNALELAQWLQQQPQVEWVSYPGLPEHPYHERGKKYLKHGFGGVLNFGVKGGLEAGKAFIDRVKLSSHLANVGDAKTLVIHPASTTHQQLSEAEQLSAGVRPDLIRVSVGIEHIDDIKADFEQALG from the coding sequence ATGGCTGAAAACTACCGCTTTGAAACGTTACAAGTCCACGCAGGACAAAATCCGGCTCCGGGAACTAACGCTCGAGCCGTTCCAATTTATCAAACCACTTCCTATACCTTTAACGATGCCGCTCACGGCGCAAATTTGTTTGCCCTCAAGGAGTTCGGCAATATTTATACGCGCTTGATGAATCCGACAACGGATGTGTTCGAGCAACGGGTAGCAGCCCTCGAAGGCGGCGTAGCAGCCCTAGCGACGGCTAGCGGTCAGGCGGCGGAGTTCTTAGCGATTAGTACGATCGCGCAAGCAGGCGATAATATTGTCTCCACCAGTTTCCTCTACGGCGGCACTTACAATCTCTTCAAAGTTGCACTACCCCGTTTGGGGATTGATGTCAAGTTTGTCAATGGTGACGATCCGGCGGACTTCCAAGCCGCGATCGACGATCGCACGAAAGCCCTCTACGTCGAAACCATCGGCAACCCGCAATTCAACATCCCCGACTTCGCCGCCCTCGCCACCATCGCCCACGATCGCGGCATCCCCCTGATCGTCGATAATACCTTCGGCGCAGCGGGCTATCTCTGCCGTCCCATCGAACACGGAGCCGATATTGTGGTCGAATCCGCCACCAAATGGATTGGGGGACACGGAACCTCAATCGGCGGCGTAATCGTCGATTCCGGTAAATTCGACTGGGCCAACGGCAACTTCCCCATCTTTACCGAACCCAGCCCGGGCTATCACGGCTTAGTCTTCTCCGATGTCTTCGGTACTGGCGGTCCCTTCGGTAACATCGCCTTCATCATCCGCGCTCGCGTCGAAGGCCTGCGCGATATTGGCCCCGCTATGAGTCCCTTCAACGCCTTCCTGCTGCTCCAAGGGCTAGAAACGCTCTCCCTGCGCGTCCAACGCCACGTCGATAACGCCCTCGAACTGGCGCAATGGTTGCAGCAACAGCCCCAAGTCGAGTGGGTGAGCTATCCCGGTTTGCCAGAGCATCCCTACCACGAACGCGGCAAGAAATACCTCAAACACGGTTTCGGCGGCGTGTTAAACTTCGGCGTTAAAGGCGGTCTCGAAGCCGGGAAAGCCTTCATCGATCGCGTCAAACTGTCCAGCCACCTCGCCAACGTGGGCGATGCAAAAACCCTCGTCATTCACCCCGCTTCTACCACTCACCAGCAACTCAGCGAAGCCGAGCAACTCTCCGCTGGCGTTCGTCCGGACTTAATCCGGGTTTCCGTCGGCATCGAGCATATCGACGACATTAAAGCAGACTTCGAGCAAGCGCTCGGTTAA